The following proteins come from a genomic window of Brevibacillus antibioticus:
- the efp gene encoding elongation factor P, with translation MISVNDFRTGLTIEVDGNIFTVLEFQHVKPGKGAAFVRSKLRNLRSGNTTEMTFRGGEKVNPARIESSTMQYLYASGDEYTFMNTETYEQMTFTQKQIERELRFLKENMNVQIMQYNGETIGIQLPNTVELVVTECEPGVKGDTASNVTKKATLETGFVVNVPLFVEEGERLIIDTRTEAYVSRA, from the coding sequence ATGATCTCTGTAAACGATTTTCGTACCGGTTTGACAATCGAAGTGGACGGCAATATTTTTACCGTGCTAGAATTCCAACACGTAAAACCAGGTAAAGGTGCGGCATTCGTTCGCTCCAAACTGCGCAATCTGCGTAGCGGCAACACGACAGAAATGACCTTCCGTGGCGGCGAAAAAGTAAACCCTGCTCGGATTGAATCCAGCACGATGCAGTACCTGTATGCTAGTGGCGATGAATACACTTTCATGAATACGGAAACTTACGAGCAAATGACGTTCACTCAAAAGCAAATCGAGCGTGAACTGCGTTTCCTCAAGGAAAACATGAACGTGCAAATCATGCAGTACAACGGCGAAACAATCGGTATTCAATTGCCGAATACGGTTGAACTCGTTGTAACAGAATGTGAGCCAGGCGTAAAAGGTGACACTGCTTCTAATGTAACAAAGAAAGCAACCTTGGAAACTGGTTTCGTAGTAAACGTTCCTCTCTTCGTAGAAGAAGGAGAGCGTCTGATCATCGATACTCGTACGGAAGCATACGTTTCCCGCGCGTAA
- a CDS encoding patatin-like phospholipase family protein — protein MKADAVFEGGGVKGIAFIGALRVMEENGYTWERLAGTSAGSIVAALLGAGYSSHELKPIFEELDYLHFLKRSGLGRLPLIGPIYGLVGREGIYRADRIELFIEELLRRKGVRTFGDLPPGKLKVVASDVTDGKMLIIPDDLARYGVEPDDFPVARAVRMSSSIPFFFQPVKLQRAGHVHYIVDGALLSNYPVWLFDVPGIPRWPTIGFRLRDDQAKREATRINGLFSFSRGLLTTMLDAHDRLYVEKAKAVRTIFIHTLGVRTTQFQLSKEIRQKLFESGEVAAHKFLAQWDFEDYVKVFRNRSPKILV, from the coding sequence GTGAAAGCAGATGCAGTCTTTGAAGGTGGCGGCGTAAAGGGAATCGCTTTTATCGGTGCCTTGCGAGTCATGGAGGAGAATGGATACACATGGGAAAGGCTCGCTGGTACCTCGGCAGGCTCCATTGTTGCAGCGTTGCTCGGCGCAGGCTACTCCAGCCATGAGTTGAAACCGATCTTTGAAGAGCTAGATTACCTTCACTTTCTCAAGCGCTCAGGGCTAGGGAGGCTCCCTCTCATCGGACCAATCTATGGACTAGTCGGGCGGGAAGGGATTTATCGAGCCGATCGAATCGAGTTGTTCATAGAGGAGCTGTTACGACGAAAAGGAGTACGAACATTCGGAGATCTACCGCCTGGTAAGCTGAAAGTTGTCGCATCTGATGTCACTGACGGAAAAATGCTTATCATTCCCGACGATTTGGCACGGTATGGTGTAGAACCAGATGATTTTCCAGTGGCACGAGCGGTTCGCATGTCCTCGTCTATCCCGTTCTTTTTTCAACCTGTAAAGCTGCAAAGGGCTGGCCATGTCCATTATATTGTCGATGGCGCATTATTGAGCAACTACCCCGTGTGGTTGTTTGATGTACCAGGGATTCCGCGGTGGCCGACGATTGGTTTTCGTCTGAGGGATGATCAAGCCAAGAGAGAAGCGACCCGGATCAACGGTCTTTTTTCCTTCTCCCGAGGATTGCTGACGACCATGCTCGATGCCCATGACCGCCTGTATGTAGAAAAGGCAAAAGCCGTTCGGACGATTTTTATCCATACATTAGGGGTGAGAACCACCCAATTTCAGTTGTCAAAAGAAATCAGGCAAAAATTGTTTGAGTCAGGGGAGGTAGCGGCTCACAAATTTTTGGCGCAATGGGATTTTGAAGATTACGTCAAAGTGTTTCGCAATCGTTCTCCGAAAATACTGGTCTAA
- a CDS encoding DUF1385 domain-containing protein, with protein MVIVLAQQNVPSYGGQAVIEGVMFGGKTTTVTAVRKKNHEIEYFESPRSEYKWITTLKKIPFLRGIVGLVEASANGAKHLNFASEQYSMESGEEVSEKPSKLTMILGVAVVGVLSFLFGKFVFTLVPVFLADFLLGKWVPDGVPQTLAEGGFKILLLLGYITAIAQTPLIKRLFQYHGAEHKVINAFESGVELTVANVQKFSALHYRCGSSFLIFSVFVGVVIYSLFSYDSLTERVVQRIVLLPLVIGVSYEVLQWTNKLRDVPVLRYLGYPGLWLQKITTREPDDSQVEVAIASFQKMRELDQKHVQERMVTTG; from the coding sequence ATGGTGATTGTATTGGCGCAACAAAACGTACCTAGCTACGGCGGTCAGGCCGTCATCGAAGGTGTTATGTTCGGTGGCAAAACCACGACTGTTACGGCTGTTCGCAAAAAAAATCATGAAATTGAGTATTTTGAATCCCCAAGGTCCGAATATAAATGGATTACTACGCTGAAAAAGATTCCGTTTTTGCGTGGGATTGTTGGTTTGGTCGAAGCCAGCGCCAATGGGGCCAAACATCTCAACTTCGCCTCTGAACAATACAGTATGGAGTCTGGAGAAGAAGTTTCTGAAAAACCATCGAAGCTCACCATGATTTTAGGTGTTGCTGTCGTCGGGGTACTTTCCTTCCTGTTCGGGAAATTCGTATTTACACTCGTTCCTGTTTTCCTGGCAGACTTTTTACTCGGAAAATGGGTACCGGATGGCGTTCCTCAAACGTTGGCTGAAGGCGGATTTAAAATTTTGCTCCTCCTCGGCTACATTACAGCGATTGCACAAACTCCGTTGATAAAAAGGCTTTTTCAATACCATGGAGCCGAGCATAAAGTGATTAACGCATTCGAATCCGGGGTAGAATTAACAGTAGCCAATGTACAAAAATTTTCCGCTCTGCATTATCGTTGCGGGAGCAGTTTTCTCATTTTCTCAGTGTTCGTCGGTGTCGTGATTTACTCCCTGTTCAGTTATGACTCCCTGACGGAGAGGGTCGTACAACGCATTGTTCTTTTGCCACTGGTAATCGGCGTCTCTTATGAGGTTTTGCAGTGGACAAACAAGCTCCGTGATGTACCAGTCCTACGTTACCTTGGTTATCCAGGATTGTGGCTGCAAAAGATCACAACTCGTGAACCAGATGACAGCCAAGTCGAGGTAGCCATCGCTTCCTTCCAAAAAATGCGGGAGCTTGATCAAAAGCACGTGCAGGAAAGAATGGTTACGACCGGATAA
- a CDS encoding YqhR family membrane protein has protein sequence MDISKTGRKHKQARVSPAEEGRQGSKRISSSKILEVAFWGTIIWGLVRLMAHFLNMTPYGVGAFARPFISIEDENTFASVCLGGIVLFVETVVASFVFTLLFSRIRVWWLGLVYGAVMLVIAGFFFHIGNWEIATLSTEGAWYLTFGLFIGMTIMLEQSDENHAWNESTR, from the coding sequence ATGGACATAAGCAAAACAGGACGGAAGCACAAGCAAGCTCGCGTATCCCCTGCAGAAGAAGGCAGGCAAGGGAGTAAAAGAATCTCTAGTTCGAAGATATTGGAGGTCGCATTCTGGGGAACAATCATTTGGGGGCTCGTTCGATTGATGGCTCACTTTTTGAACATGACCCCGTACGGAGTCGGAGCGTTTGCACGTCCCTTTATCAGCATCGAGGACGAAAACACGTTTGCGAGCGTGTGCCTTGGTGGTATCGTGCTGTTTGTTGAAACAGTCGTTGCTTCCTTTGTGTTCACCTTGCTTTTTAGCCGGATTCGTGTATGGTGGTTGGGACTCGTCTACGGGGCGGTTATGTTGGTGATAGCGGGTTTCTTTTTTCATATCGGAAATTGGGAGATTGCCACTTTAAGTACGGAAGGCGCTTGGTATTTGACGTTTGGCTTATTCATTGGGATGACAATCATGCTCGAACAATCAGACGAGAATCATGCATGGAATGAGTCTACAAGGTAG
- the mntR gene encoding transcriptional regulator MntR, protein MPPTPSMEDYLERIYNLIEEKGYARVSDIAEALEVHPSSVTKMVQKLDKDNYLVYEKYRGLVLTPKGKKIGKRLVDRHSLLEEFMRIIGLDEEHIYQDVEGIEHHLSWESITCLEYLVKYFEADPKRIEELRNIRLLDEQKEE, encoded by the coding sequence ATGCCGCCGACGCCGAGTATGGAAGACTATTTGGAACGCATTTACAACTTAATTGAAGAAAAGGGCTATGCTCGTGTCTCCGATATTGCTGAAGCGTTGGAAGTACATCCCTCTTCGGTCACGAAAATGGTCCAGAAGCTGGACAAAGACAATTATCTCGTTTATGAAAAATACCGTGGACTTGTCTTGACACCAAAGGGGAAGAAAATTGGAAAACGCCTAGTGGACCGTCACAGTCTTCTGGAAGAATTTATGCGGATCATTGGCTTGGATGAAGAGCACATTTATCAGGATGTGGAAGGAATTGAGCACCACCTGAGCTGGGAATCGATTACATGCCTAGAGTATCTAGTTAAGTACTTCGAGGCAGATCCAAAGCGTATAGAAGAGCTTCGTAACATTCGTTTGTTAGATGAGCAAAAAGAGGAATAG
- the ant(6) gene encoding aminoglycoside 6-adenylyltransferase: MRTEQEMMSMLIDFARKDDRIRLVTLEGSGTNKNIPADPFQDYDISYFVTEMDSFKKNDQWLDIFGNRIMMQKPEDMELFPSELGNWFSYLMLFEDGNKVDLTLIPTDETEQYFADNDGLVEVLLDKDGLIKHEVLPSDRQYWTRKPTVREFDDCCNEFWMVSTYVVKGLARKEILFAIDHLNEIARPNLLRMMAWQIGCEKGFTFSVGKNYKFIDHYLPKEDWEALLSSYNENGYPQMWESLFACYGLFRKYSKAVADSLGYPYPDYDEAITKYAENIYHSWK; the protein is encoded by the coding sequence TTGAGAACGGAACAAGAGATGATGAGCATGCTGATCGATTTCGCCAGGAAGGATGATCGAATCCGTTTGGTAACCTTGGAAGGGTCAGGCACGAACAAAAATATACCCGCTGATCCATTCCAAGATTATGATATTTCGTATTTTGTGACAGAGATGGATTCTTTCAAGAAAAATGATCAATGGCTCGATATCTTTGGGAATCGGATCATGATGCAAAAGCCGGAGGATATGGAGCTTTTTCCTTCCGAGTTAGGGAATTGGTTTTCCTATCTCATGCTATTTGAAGATGGAAATAAAGTAGATCTGACGCTGATTCCGACAGACGAGACGGAACAGTATTTTGCAGACAACGATGGCCTGGTTGAGGTTTTGCTGGATAAGGACGGGCTTATCAAACACGAGGTGCTCCCTTCGGATCGCCAATATTGGACCCGGAAGCCAACGGTAAGAGAGTTTGATGACTGCTGCAATGAATTTTGGATGGTCTCTACTTACGTTGTAAAAGGTCTGGCGAGAAAAGAAATCCTGTTTGCGATTGACCATCTCAACGAAATTGCCCGACCAAATTTGCTCCGAATGATGGCTTGGCAAATCGGATGTGAGAAAGGGTTCACCTTTAGCGTCGGGAAAAATTACAAATTTATCGATCACTATCTTCCAAAAGAAGATTGGGAAGCGTTACTATCCAGCTATAACGAAAACGGCTACCCGCAGATGTGGGAATCGTTATTCGCTTGCTACGGGCTATTTCGAAAGTACTCCAAAGCGGTGGCAGATAGTCTCGGATATCCGTATCCAGACTACGATGAAGCCATAACCAAGTACGCGGAAAATATCTACCATTCATGGAAGTGA
- a CDS encoding NADPH-dependent FMN reductase, whose translation MKIVGIAGSMNANSTTKQAIHIVLEAAKDAGADVEMIHLADWKLPLYDDRDDTSTYPDIVHRFVKAISEADGLVIGSPEYHGTMTGALKNAIDFLEGRILRDKQVAIIGVAGGSMGATNTVNTLQLIMRNLHAWPLPSSPSIPSAYNAFTPEGKLKDERLQARMEQLGQQLVQYVQMMNPAAEKQLR comes from the coding sequence ATGAAAATTGTAGGAATAGCCGGAAGCATGAATGCCAATTCTACGACAAAACAAGCGATTCATATTGTACTCGAAGCCGCGAAGGATGCAGGTGCTGACGTTGAAATGATTCATCTCGCGGACTGGAAGCTGCCGCTGTATGACGATCGTGATGATACCAGTACGTACCCTGACATTGTCCATCGATTTGTCAAAGCGATTTCTGAAGCGGATGGACTTGTGATCGGTTCACCTGAATACCATGGCACAATGACAGGTGCTTTGAAAAATGCCATTGACTTCCTAGAAGGGCGCATTTTGCGTGATAAGCAGGTTGCCATTATTGGCGTCGCTGGGGGAAGCATGGGCGCTACGAATACGGTCAACACTTTGCAGTTAATCATGCGCAACTTGCATGCATGGCCGTTGCCATCTAGCCCTTCCATCCCAAGTGCTTACAATGCTTTTACACCAGAAGGCAAGCTAAAGGATGAGCGTTTACAGGCACGCATGGAGCAGTTGGGTCAACAACTCGTTCAATATGTCCAAATGATGAACCCAGCAGCAGAAAAACAGCTGCGATAG
- a CDS encoding M24 family metallopeptidase translates to MKQRLHKLREALTQVGAEAFITEKTENRFYLSGFTGSTGWVIVTETEAFLVTDFRYVEQAQEQAPDFTVVNNERKAVEAMAKLLQEKGIKRLAFESSVAFSTYQEWNKGFDGVELVPTSGLLEKIRMFKDESEMVIIREAVRIAEAAFTHIQGYIKPGVRESDVALELEYFMRKQGATGSAFDMIVASGVRGALPHGRASEKVIQAGEMVTLDFGAAYQGYNSDITRTLSVGEPDPKMREIYEIVLRAQLAGLEALKPGVSAKDADAATRDLITAAGYGDAYGHSAGHGLGLEVHELPGLSTVSTFILEPGMLVTMEPGIYVTGLGGVRIEDDVWITADGHENLNKSTKELLILPV, encoded by the coding sequence ATGAAACAACGTCTGCATAAATTGCGCGAGGCACTTACACAAGTTGGAGCAGAGGCGTTTATTACCGAAAAAACAGAAAATCGCTTCTACTTGAGTGGTTTCACTGGATCAACGGGCTGGGTAATTGTCACCGAAACAGAGGCGTTTCTCGTCACTGACTTCCGCTATGTGGAACAAGCGCAAGAACAAGCACCTGATTTTACCGTGGTAAATAACGAGAGAAAAGCTGTTGAAGCGATGGCAAAGCTCCTGCAAGAAAAAGGGATTAAGCGCTTGGCATTCGAGAGCAGCGTGGCCTTTAGCACCTATCAGGAATGGAACAAAGGATTTGACGGAGTAGAGCTGGTGCCAACAAGCGGTCTGCTTGAAAAAATCCGCATGTTTAAAGACGAATCCGAGATGGTTATTATTCGTGAAGCGGTTCGTATCGCGGAAGCAGCTTTTACACATATTCAAGGATACATCAAGCCAGGTGTGCGTGAATCCGATGTTGCTTTGGAATTGGAATACTTCATGCGCAAGCAAGGAGCGACAGGCTCTGCCTTTGATATGATCGTAGCGTCAGGTGTGCGCGGTGCTCTGCCACATGGACGAGCTTCCGAGAAAGTGATTCAGGCAGGGGAAATGGTTACCCTCGACTTTGGTGCAGCTTATCAGGGCTACAATTCTGATATCACACGCACGTTGTCTGTGGGAGAGCCAGACCCGAAAATGCGTGAAATCTACGAAATCGTACTGCGTGCACAACTCGCAGGTTTGGAAGCGCTGAAGCCAGGTGTATCCGCAAAAGACGCTGACGCAGCCACGAGAGATCTTATCACAGCAGCAGGCTATGGCGATGCCTATGGACATAGCGCAGGTCACGGTCTCGGACTGGAAGTTCACGAGCTGCCAGGGCTGTCGACTGTAAGTACCTTCATATTGGAGCCAGGTATGCTCGTAACGATGGAGCCAGGTATTTACGTAACAGGACTTGGTGGCGTTCGGATCGAAGACGATGTGTGGATTACAGCAGATGGTCATGAGAACCTGAACAAGTCCACGAAAGAGTTGCTCATTTTGCCTGTGTAA
- the aroQ gene encoding type II 3-dehydroquinate dehydratase, with the protein MTSVLLLNGPNLNLLGTREPDVYGRETLEDVVTILTGVMDELGGSLEHLQSNHEGVLIDAIHQARGVHDGILINPGAFTHYSYAIRDALASVALPTIEVHISNIHAREPFRHHSVIAPIAIGQVVGLGIDGYEWALRSLVRKIEKK; encoded by the coding sequence ATGACTTCCGTCTTGTTACTGAACGGCCCCAACCTGAATTTATTGGGAACAAGGGAGCCGGATGTTTATGGAAGGGAAACGCTGGAGGATGTGGTGACAATCCTGACTGGTGTCATGGATGAGTTGGGTGGATCGCTTGAGCATCTCCAATCGAATCACGAAGGTGTCCTCATCGATGCAATTCATCAGGCAAGAGGTGTCCATGACGGCATCTTGATCAATCCAGGGGCATTCACCCATTACAGCTATGCGATCCGAGACGCATTAGCTAGTGTGGCTCTGCCAACGATTGAAGTACATATTTCCAATATTCATGCACGGGAGCCATTTCGCCATCACTCGGTCATCGCACCTATCGCGATTGGACAAGTTGTCGGGTTGGGGATCGATGGATATGAATGGGCGTTAAGATCGCTCGTCCGTAAAATCGAAAAAAAATAA